The following proteins come from a genomic window of Pseudomonas syringae:
- a CDS encoding pantothenate kinase gives MILELDCGNSFIKWRVMSNRDTSVVSGGVVDSDEALLEQLGNLTGVVLTGCRLVSVRSTEETDELVFALTDALAISPERALPARELAGVTNGYDDYMRLGLDRWLAFVGAYAIAGNACLVIDLGTAVTSDFVDAQGQHLGGFICPGMPLMRSELRTHTRRIRYNDTEAEKALVQLVPGRATAEAVERGCSLMLRGFVLTQIEIARGYWGDDFTLFVTGGDAPLVSDVLPGARVVPDLIFVGLALACPLR, from the coding sequence ATGATTCTTGAACTCGATTGTGGCAACAGCTTCATCAAATGGCGCGTCATGAGTAATCGCGACACTTCAGTGGTGAGTGGTGGTGTTGTGGACTCTGACGAGGCGCTGCTGGAGCAGTTGGGTAATTTGACCGGCGTGGTGTTGACTGGCTGTCGGCTAGTGAGTGTCCGCAGTACTGAAGAAACGGACGAGCTGGTCTTTGCGTTGACTGATGCCCTGGCCATTTCTCCTGAGCGCGCTTTGCCTGCACGCGAGCTTGCCGGGGTCACCAATGGCTATGATGATTATATGCGCCTTGGGCTGGACCGCTGGCTCGCCTTTGTAGGGGCTTATGCCATCGCTGGTAACGCATGCCTGGTGATCGATCTTGGCACCGCTGTGACGTCGGATTTCGTGGATGCGCAAGGCCAGCACCTGGGTGGATTCATTTGCCCTGGCATGCCGTTGATGCGCAGCGAGCTGCGAACCCATACCCGGCGAATCAGGTATAACGACACAGAGGCTGAAAAGGCCCTCGTGCAGCTGGTACCGGGTCGCGCTACGGCTGAAGCAGTAGAACGAGGATGTTCGCTGATGCTTCGCGGTTTTGTTCTGACCCAGATCGAAATAGCGCGTGGGTATTGGGGGGATGACTTTACTCTCTTCGTGACCGGAGGGGATGCTCCTCTGGTTTCAGATGTATTGCCTGGGGCCCGCGTTGTGCCTGATCTGATATTCGTTGGCTTGGCTCTCGCTTGCCCTTTGCGTTGA
- the secE gene encoding preprotein translocase subunit SecE: MNPKAEASDSRFDLLKWLLVVVLVVVGVVGNQYYSAEPILYRVLALLVIAAVAAFVALQTGKGKAFFVLAKEARAEIRKVVWPTRQETTQTTLIVVAVVLVMALLLWGLDSLLGWLVSLIVG; encoded by the coding sequence ATGAATCCCAAGGCTGAAGCATCAGACTCTCGCTTTGATTTGCTGAAGTGGCTCCTGGTAGTCGTTTTGGTTGTCGTGGGTGTTGTCGGTAATCAGTATTATTCTGCTGAGCCGATCCTGTACCGTGTTCTCGCTCTCCTTGTTATTGCTGCTGTCGCCGCTTTCGTAGCGCTGCAGACTGGCAAAGGTAAGGCTTTTTTCGTTTTGGCGAAAGAAGCGCGCGCTGAGATTCGTAAAGTCGTTTGGCCTACTCGCCAAGAAACCACTCAAACCACTCTGATTGTTGTGGCGGTTGTGTTGGTTATGGCGTTGCTGTTGTGGGGGCTAGATTCCCTGCTCGGCTGGCTTGTTTCCTTGATAGTTGGCTAA
- the nusG gene encoding transcription termination/antitermination protein NusG → MAKRWYVVHAYSGYEKHVMRSLVERVKLAGMEDGFGEILVPTEEVVEMRNGQKRKSERKFFPGYVLVQMDMNEGTWHLVKDTPRVMGFIGGTADKPAPITDKEAEAILRRVADGSDKPKPKTLFEPGEVVRVTDGPFADFNGTVEEVNYEKSRIQVAVLIFGRSTPVELEFSQVEKA, encoded by the coding sequence GTGGCTAAGCGTTGGTACGTAGTGCATGCTTACTCGGGTTACGAGAAGCATGTCATGCGCTCGTTGGTCGAGCGTGTGAAGCTGGCAGGCATGGAAGATGGCTTCGGCGAAATTCTGGTTCCCACTGAAGAAGTGGTTGAAATGCGTAATGGCCAGAAACGCAAAAGCGAACGTAAATTCTTCCCTGGTTATGTGCTTGTTCAGATGGACATGAATGAGGGTACTTGGCACTTGGTCAAGGATACTCCACGTGTCATGGGCTTCATCGGCGGTACTGCCGATAAGCCAGCTCCGATCACTGACAAGGAAGCAGAAGCTATTCTGCGTCGTGTTGCTGACGGTAGCGATAAGCCGAAGCCAAAAACATTGTTCGAGCCGGGTGAGGTTGTTCGTGTCACTGATGGTCCGTTCGCTGATTTTAACGGCACGGTCGAAGAAGTTAACTACGAAAAGAGCCGTATCCAAGTGGCGGTGCTCATTTTCGGACGCTCTACTCCGGTAGAGCTAGAGTTCAGCCAGGTCGAAAAGGCATAG
- the rplK gene encoding 50S ribosomal protein L11: MAKKITAYIKLQVKAAQANPSPPVGPALGQHGVNIMEFCKAFNARTQGIEPGLPTPVIITVYSDRSFTFETKSTPASVLLKKAAGLTSGSARPNTVKVGTVTRAQLEDIAKAKNADLTAADMEAAVRTIAGSARSMGLNVEGV; encoded by the coding sequence ATGGCCAAGAAGATAACCGCATACATCAAGCTGCAAGTGAAAGCCGCTCAGGCTAACCCTAGCCCGCCAGTTGGTCCTGCTCTGGGTCAGCACGGTGTGAACATCATGGAATTCTGCAAAGCGTTCAACGCCCGTACTCAGGGTATTGAGCCAGGCTTGCCGACTCCAGTGATCATCACTGTATACAGCGACCGTAGCTTCACTTTCGAAACAAAAAGTACCCCTGCTTCGGTTCTGCTGAAGAAAGCTGCAGGCTTGACCAGCGGCTCGGCTCGCCCGAACACCGTTAAAGTTGGCACCGTGACTCGTGCTCAGCTGGAAGATATCGCTAAAGCGAAAAATGCGGATCTGACTGCTGCTGACATGGAAGCGGCCGTGCGTACCATCGCCGGTTCCGCTCGTAGCATGGGCCTTAACGTGGAGGGTGTGTAA
- the rplA gene encoding 50S ribosomal protein L1, producing MAKLTKRQKAIASKIEAGKSYNFVDAAALLAELSTVKFSESVDVAVNLGVDPRKSDQVVRSATVLPHGTGKTVRVAVFTQGPAAEAALAAGADRVGMDDLAAEMKAGDLNYDVVIASPDAMRVVGQLGQILGPRGLMPNPKVGTVTPDVANAVKNAKAGQVRYRTDKNGIIHTSVGKVGFDAVKLKENVEALIADLKRIKPASSKGIYVKRITLSTTMGPGLVIDQGSLEA from the coding sequence ATGGCTAAGCTGACCAAGCGTCAAAAGGCAATCGCCAGCAAAATCGAAGCTGGCAAGTCCTACAACTTTGTAGACGCTGCTGCTCTGTTGGCTGAGCTGTCGACTGTCAAGTTCAGCGAGTCTGTAGACGTTGCTGTCAATCTGGGTGTTGATCCTCGTAAATCCGACCAGGTTGTTCGTAGCGCTACCGTACTGCCGCACGGCACCGGTAAAACTGTACGCGTTGCAGTTTTCACTCAGGGCCCTGCTGCTGAAGCTGCTCTGGCTGCTGGCGCTGATCGCGTTGGTATGGACGATCTGGCTGCTGAAATGAAAGCAGGCGATCTGAACTATGACGTCGTTATCGCTTCTCCTGATGCGATGCGTGTTGTAGGTCAGTTGGGTCAGATTCTCGGTCCCCGCGGTCTGATGCCTAACCCTAAAGTCGGCACTGTTACTCCTGACGTGGCTAACGCTGTCAAGAATGCCAAGGCTGGTCAGGTTCGTTATCGCACCGACAAAAACGGCATCATCCACACTTCCGTTGGCAAGGTCGGCTTCGACGCCGTCAAGCTGAAGGAAAACGTTGAAGCCCTGATCGCTGATCTGAAGCGTATCAAGCCAGCTTCCTCGAAAGGTATTTACGTCAAGCGCATTACCCTGAGCACCACCATGGGTCCTGGCCTGGTCATCGACCAAGGTTCGCTGGAAGCGTAA
- the rplJ gene encoding 50S ribosomal protein L10, whose amino-acid sequence MAIKLEDKKAIVAEVNEAAKAGLSAVVADARGVTVGAMTGLRKEAREAGVYVRVVRNTLLKRAVADTEFSVLNDVFTGPTLIAFSNEHPGAAARLFKEFAKGQDKFEIKAAAFEGKFLAANQIDVLASLPTRNEAISQLMSVIQGATSKLARTLAAVRDQKEAAAA is encoded by the coding sequence GTGGCAATTAAACTCGAAGACAAGAAGGCCATCGTCGCTGAAGTCAACGAGGCTGCCAAAGCTGGTCTGTCCGCTGTCGTGGCTGATGCCCGTGGTGTGACGGTTGGCGCAATGACCGGACTCCGTAAAGAGGCTCGTGAAGCTGGCGTTTACGTACGTGTTGTACGTAACACCCTGCTCAAGCGCGCTGTTGCTGACACTGAATTCAGTGTCCTCAATGACGTGTTCACCGGCCCGACCTTGATCGCGTTCTCCAACGAACATCCTGGCGCTGCTGCCCGTCTGTTCAAGGAATTCGCTAAAGGTCAGGACAAGTTCGAGATCAAGGCAGCTGCGTTCGAGGGCAAGTTCCTCGCAGCTAATCAGATCGATGTACTGGCAAGCCTGCCGACCCGTAACGAAGCAATTTCTCAGCTGATGAGCGTGATTCAAGGCGCTACCAGCAAGTTGGCTCGTACTCTGGCGGCTGTTCGCGACCAAAAAGAAGCAGCTGCAGCTTAA
- the rplL gene encoding 50S ribosomal protein L7/L12, with translation MSISQDDILNAVAEMSVLQVVELIKAFEEKFGVTAAAGSAGPAVAAAVVEEQTEFNVMLLEAGEKKVNVIKAVRELTGLGLKEAKAVVDGAPGIVLEAVAKDAADKAKATLEEAGAKVELK, from the coding sequence ATGTCCATCTCTCAAGACGATATCCTTAACGCCGTAGCTGAAATGTCCGTTCTGCAAGTTGTAGAGCTGATCAAGGCTTTCGAAGAGAAGTTCGGCGTTACTGCTGCTGCTGGCTCTGCTGGCCCAGCTGTTGCTGCAGCTGTTGTTGAAGAACAAACTGAATTCAACGTCATGCTGCTGGAAGCTGGCGAGAAGAAAGTTAACGTGATCAAGGCTGTACGTGAGCTGACCGGTCTGGGCCTGAAAGAAGCCAAGGCAGTCGTTGACGGCGCGCCAGGCATCGTTCTGGAAGCTGTTGCCAAAGACGCAGCTGACAAAGCAAAAGCTACCCTGGAAGAAGCAGGCGCTAAAGTCGAGCTGAAATAA
- the rpoB gene encoding DNA-directed RNA polymerase subunit beta — MAYSYTEKKRIRKDFSKLPDVMDVPYLLAIQLDSYREFLQAGATKDQFRDVGLHAAFKSVFPIISYSGNAALEYVGYRLGEPAFDVKECVLRGVTYAVPLRVKVRLIIFDKESSNKAIKDIKEQEVYMGEIPLMTENGTFVINGTERVIVSQLHRSPGVFFDHDRGKTHSSGKLLYSARIIPYRGSWLDFEFDPKDCVFVRIDRRRKLPASVLLRALGYTTEQVLDAFYTTNVFHVRGENLNLELVPQRLRGEIAVLDILDDKGKVIVEQGRRITARHINQLEKAGIKELEVPLDYVLGRTTAKVIVHPATGEIIAECNTELNTEILGKIAKAQVVRIETLYTNDIDCGPFVSDTLKIDSTSNQLEALVEIYRMMRPGEPPTKDAAETLFNNLFFSPERYDLSAVGRMKFNRRIGRTEIEGSGVLCKEDIVAVLKTLVDIRNGKGIVDDIDHLGNRRVRCVGEMAENQFRVGLVRVERAVKERLSMAESEGLMPQDLINAKPVAAAVKEFFGSSQLSQFMDQNNPLSEITHKRRVSALGPGGLTRERAGFEVRDVHPTHYGRVCPIETPEGPNIGLINSLAAYARTNQYGFLESPYRVVKEGLVTDEIVFLSAIEEADHVIAQASAAMNDKQELIDELVAVRHLNEFTVKAPADVTLMDVSPKQVVSVAASLIPFLEHDDANRALMGSNMQRQAVPTLRADKPLVGTGMERNVARDSGVCVVARRGGVIDSVDASRIVVRVADDEVETGEAGVDIYNLTKYTRSNQNTCINQRPLVSKGDRVQRSDIMADGPSTDMGELALGQNMRIAFMAWNGFNFEDSICLSERVVQEDRFTTIHIQELTCVARDTKLGPEEITADIPNVGEAALNKLDEAGIVYVGAEVGAGDILVGKVTPKGETQLTPEEKLLRAIFGEKASDVKDTSLRVPTGTKGTVIDVQVFTRDGVERDARALSIEKSQLDEIRKDLNEEFRIVEGATFERLRSALVGRVAEGGAGLKKGQEITNEVLDGLEHGQWFKLRMAEDALNEQLEKAQAYIVDRRRLLDDKFEDKKRKLQQGDDLAPGVLKIVKVYLAIRRRIQPGDKMAGRHGNKGVVSVIMPVEDMPHDANGTPVDIVLNPLGVPSRMNVGQILETHLGLAAKGLGEKINRMLEEQRKVVELRKFLNEIYNEIGGRQESLEDLSDKEILDLAKNLRNGVPMATPVFDGAKESEIKAMLKLADMPESGQMQLFDGRTGNKFERPVTVGYMYMLKLNHLVDDKMHARSTGSYSLVTQQPLGGKAQFGGQRFGEMEVWALEAYGAAYTLQEMLTVKSDDVNGRTKMYKNIVDGDHRMEPGMPESFNVLIKEIRSLGIDIDLETE, encoded by the coding sequence ATGGCTTACTCATATACTGAGAAAAAACGTATCCGCAAGGACTTTAGCAAGTTGCCGGACGTAATGGATGTGCCGTATCTCTTGGCCATCCAGCTGGATTCGTATCGCGAATTCCTGCAGGCGGGAGCGACCAAAGATCAGTTCCGCGACGTCGGTCTGCATGCAGCCTTCAAATCCGTTTTCCCGATCATCAGCTACTCCGGCAATGCTGCGCTGGAGTATGTAGGTTATCGCTTGGGCGAACCGGCATTTGATGTCAAGGAATGCGTGCTGCGCGGTGTGACTTACGCAGTACCTCTGCGGGTCAAGGTCCGTCTGATCATTTTCGACAAAGAATCGTCGAACAAAGCGATCAAGGACATCAAAGAGCAAGAAGTCTACATGGGTGAAATCCCCCTGATGACTGAAAACGGTACCTTTGTAATCAATGGCACCGAGCGCGTTATCGTGTCTCAGCTTCACCGTTCGCCAGGCGTATTCTTCGACCACGACCGTGGCAAGACGCACAGCTCCGGCAAGCTGCTTTACTCCGCTCGTATCATTCCTTACCGCGGTTCGTGGCTGGACTTCGAGTTCGATCCGAAAGACTGCGTATTCGTCCGTATCGACCGTCGTCGCAAGCTGCCTGCGTCCGTACTTCTGCGCGCGCTGGGTTACACCACCGAGCAAGTACTCGATGCTTTCTATACCACCAACGTATTCCATGTTCGCGGCGAAAACCTGAACCTGGAACTGGTGCCTCAGCGCCTGCGTGGTGAAATTGCCGTTCTGGATATTCTGGACGACAAGGGCAAGGTCATTGTCGAGCAGGGTCGTCGTATCACTGCTCGTCACATCAATCAGCTGGAAAAAGCCGGGATCAAAGAGCTGGAAGTACCCCTGGACTACGTCCTGGGTCGTACGACTGCCAAGGTCATCGTGCATCCGGCAACAGGTGAGATCATTGCCGAGTGCAACACCGAGCTGAACACCGAAATCCTTGGCAAGATCGCCAAGGCTCAGGTTGTTCGCATCGAAACGCTGTACACCAACGATATCGATTGCGGTCCATTCGTTTCCGATACGTTGAAGATCGACTCCACCAGCAACCAACTGGAAGCGCTGGTCGAGATCTATCGCATGATGCGTCCTGGTGAGCCACCGACCAAGGATGCTGCTGAAACCCTGTTCAACAACCTGTTCTTCAGTCCTGAGCGTTATGACCTGTCTGCTGTCGGTCGGATGAAGTTCAACCGTCGTATCGGTCGTACCGAAATCGAAGGTTCGGGCGTGTTGTGCAAGGAAGATATCGTCGCGGTTCTCAAGACCCTCGTGGATATCCGTAACGGCAAAGGCATCGTCGATGACATCGACCACCTCGGTAACCGTCGTGTTCGCTGCGTAGGCGAGATGGCCGAGAACCAGTTCCGTGTAGGTCTGGTCCGCGTCGAGCGCGCTGTTAAAGAACGTCTGTCCATGGCAGAAAGCGAAGGCCTGATGCCTCAGGACCTGATCAATGCCAAGCCTGTTGCGGCAGCGGTCAAAGAGTTCTTCGGTTCCAGCCAGCTTTCCCAGTTCATGGACCAGAACAACCCGCTTTCCGAGATTACTCACAAGCGTCGTGTTTCGGCACTCGGCCCTGGCGGTCTGACCCGTGAGCGCGCCGGCTTTGAAGTTCGAGACGTTCACCCGACTCACTACGGTCGCGTGTGCCCGATCGAAACGCCGGAAGGTCCGAACATCGGCCTGATCAACTCCCTGGCGGCCTATGCCCGCACCAACCAGTATGGTTTCCTCGAGAGCCCGTACCGTGTTGTGAAGGAAGGTCTGGTAACCGACGAAATCGTATTCCTTTCGGCGATCGAAGAAGCTGACCACGTCATTGCCCAGGCCTCGGCCGCAATGAACGACAAGCAAGAGCTGATCGACGAGCTGGTTGCTGTGCGTCACTTGAACGAATTCACCGTCAAGGCGCCAGCCGACGTCACCCTGATGGACGTTTCGCCCAAGCAGGTTGTCTCGGTAGCGGCCTCGTTGATCCCGTTCCTCGAGCACGACGACGCCAACCGTGCGTTGATGGGTTCGAACATGCAGCGTCAGGCTGTACCTACGCTGCGTGCCGACAAGCCGCTGGTAGGTACCGGCATGGAGCGCAACGTTGCCCGTGACTCCGGCGTTTGTGTCGTGGCTCGTCGTGGTGGTGTGATCGACTCGGTTGACGCCAGCCGTATCGTGGTTCGCGTTGCTGATGACGAAGTTGAAACAGGTGAGGCAGGTGTAGATATCTACAACCTGACCAAGTACACCCGTTCGAACCAGAACACCTGCATCAACCAGCGTCCGCTGGTCAGCAAGGGTGACCGTGTTCAGCGTAGCGACATCATGGCCGACGGCCCGTCCACCGACATGGGTGAGCTGGCACTGGGTCAGAACATGCGCATCGCGTTCATGGCCTGGAACGGTTTCAACTTCGAAGACTCCATCTGTCTTTCCGAGCGTGTCGTTCAGGAAGATCGCTTCACCACGATCCACATTCAGGAACTGACCTGTGTGGCGCGTGACACCAAGCTTGGGCCTGAAGAAATCACAGCTGACATCCCGAACGTGGGTGAAGCTGCTCTGAACAAGCTGGACGAAGCCGGTATCGTTTATGTAGGTGCCGAAGTCGGCGCTGGCGACATCCTGGTAGGCAAGGTCACTCCGAAAGGCGAGACCCAGCTGACGCCGGAAGAAAAACTGTTGCGCGCGATCTTCGGCGAGAAGGCCAGCGACGTTAAAGACACCTCCTTGCGTGTGCCGACCGGCACCAAAGGAACTGTCATTGACGTTCAGGTCTTCACCCGTGATGGTGTTGAGCGTGATGCACGTGCCCTGTCCATCGAGAAGTCGCAACTCGACGAGATCCGCAAGGATCTGAACGAAGAGTTCCGTATTGTCGAAGGCGCTACTTTCGAACGTCTGCGCTCTGCGCTGGTGGGTCGTGTAGCAGAAGGCGGTGCCGGCCTCAAGAAAGGTCAGGAAATCACCAACGAAGTGCTCGACGGTCTTGAGCATGGTCAGTGGTTCAAGCTGCGCATGGCTGAAGACGCTCTGAACGAGCAGCTTGAGAAAGCGCAGGCTTACATCGTTGATCGTCGTCGTCTTCTGGATGACAAGTTCGAAGACAAGAAGCGCAAACTGCAGCAGGGCGATGACCTGGCTCCAGGCGTGCTGAAAATCGTCAAGGTTTACCTGGCAATCCGTCGTCGCATCCAGCCGGGCGACAAGATGGCCGGTCGTCACGGTAACAAAGGTGTGGTCTCCGTGATCATGCCGGTTGAAGACATGCCGCACGATGCCAATGGCACGCCGGTGGACATCGTCCTCAACCCGCTCGGTGTACCTTCGCGTATGAACGTGGGTCAGATTCTCGAAACTCACCTTGGCCTCGCAGCCAAAGGTCTGGGCGAGAAGATCAACCGCATGCTCGAAGAGCAGCGTAAAGTAGTTGAGCTGCGCAAGTTCCTGAACGAGATCTACAACGAGATCGGTGGTCGCCAGGAAAGTCTGGAAGACCTCTCCGACAAGGAGATCCTCGATCTCGCGAAGAACCTTCGCAACGGCGTGCCGATGGCTACTCCGGTGTTCGACGGTGCTAAAGAAAGCGAAATCAAGGCAATGCTCAAACTGGCAGATATGCCGGAAAGCGGCCAGATGCAGCTGTTTGACGGTCGTACTGGCAACAAGTTTGAGCGCCCGGTAACGGTCGGCTACATGTACATGCTGAAGCTGAACCACTTGGTGGACGACAAGATGCACGCGCGTTCCACTGGTTCGTACAGCCTGGTTACCCAGCAGCCGCTGGGTGGTAAGGCACAGTTCGGTGGTCAGCGTTTCGGGGAGATGGAAGTGTGGGCGCTGGAAGCATACGGCGCGGCGTACACTCTGCAAGAAATGCTCACAGTGAAGTCGGACGATGTGAACGGTCGTACCAAGATGTACAAAAACATCGTGGACGGCGATCACCGTATGGAGCCGGGCATGCCCGAGTCTTTCAACGTGTTGATCAAAGAAATCCGTTCGCTCGGTATCGATATCGATCTGGAAACCGAATAA